The following coding sequences lie in one Pseudomonas sp. B33.4 genomic window:
- the folX gene encoding dihydroneopterin triphosphate 2'-epimerase: MPQLQPGMARIRVKDLRLRTFIGINEDEILNKQDVLINLTILYAAQEAVRDNDIDHALNYRTITKAIIAHVEGNRFALLERLTQELLDLVMSNGSVLYAEVEVDKPHALRFAESVSITLAASR, translated from the coding sequence ATGCCACAACTTCAACCGGGAATGGCGCGCATCCGGGTCAAGGATCTGCGCTTGCGCACCTTTATCGGGATCAACGAGGACGAAATCCTCAACAAGCAGGATGTGCTGATCAACCTGACCATTCTGTATGCCGCGCAGGAAGCGGTGCGTGACAACGACATCGACCACGCGCTGAACTACCGCACGATCACCAAAGCGATCATCGCCCACGTCGAGGGCAACCGCTTCGCGCTGCTTGAACGGCTGACGCAGGAACTGCTCGATCTGGTGATGAGCAACGGTTCAGTGCTGTATGCCGAAGTCGAAGTCGACAAGCCGCATGCGCTGCGATTTGCCGAGTCGGTATCGATCACCCTCGCGGCAAGCCGCTGA
- a CDS encoding DUF3565 domain-containing protein, which produces METALLAAISMGRDLLQKNIERPSLAKQSRESEHNPDKRVSTIAGFHQDEDGHWVVELSCGHTQHLRHQPPWQSRAWVLDPAQRIEKIGQPFACGWCAQGSVSANLGD; this is translated from the coding sequence ATGGAGACAGCCTTATTGGCGGCGATCAGCATGGGGCGAGACCTTTTGCAGAAGAATATAGAAAGGCCAAGTTTAGCGAAGCAATCGCGCGAAAGCGAACACAACCCGGACAAACGGGTTTCGACGATTGCAGGCTTCCATCAGGACGAAGACGGTCACTGGGTGGTCGAGCTTTCCTGTGGCCACACGCAACACCTGCGCCATCAGCCACCGTGGCAATCACGCGCGTGGGTGCTCGACCCGGCGCAACGTATTGAAAAAATAGGCCAACCCTTTGCCTGCGGTTGGTGCGCTCAGGGCTCGGTTAGCGCTAACCTTGGCGACTGA
- the cysZ gene encoding sulfate transporter CysZ has protein sequence MPAPVLSGPQYLREGLKLVLSPGLRLFVLLPLAINLVLFVGLIYLAGHQFSLWVDTLMPSLPEWLSFLSYILWPLFVVLVALMVFFTFTMLANVIAAPFNGFLAEKVEVVVRGTDDFPAFSWGELIAMVPRTLAREMRKLGYFLPRAIGLFILSFIPVVNIIAAPLWLLFGVWMMAIQYIDYPADNHKLGWNEMLAWLRQKRWQSMSFGGIVYLVLLIPVVNILMMPAAVAGATLFWVRERGAENLVTQR, from the coding sequence ATGCCCGCCCCCGTTCTGTCCGGCCCGCAATATCTGCGCGAAGGCCTGAAACTGGTCCTCAGCCCCGGCCTGCGCCTGTTCGTGTTGTTGCCGTTGGCAATCAATCTGGTGCTGTTCGTCGGATTGATCTATCTGGCCGGCCACCAGTTCAGCCTGTGGGTCGATACGCTGATGCCGTCGCTGCCCGAATGGCTGAGTTTCCTCAGCTACATCCTTTGGCCTTTGTTTGTGGTGTTGGTGGCGCTGATGGTGTTTTTCACCTTTACCATGCTCGCCAACGTGATCGCCGCACCGTTCAATGGTTTCCTCGCGGAAAAAGTCGAAGTGGTGGTGCGCGGCACTGATGACTTCCCAGCCTTCAGTTGGGGCGAACTGATCGCCATGGTCCCGCGCACCCTGGCCCGGGAAATGCGCAAACTCGGCTATTTCCTGCCACGCGCCATCGGCCTGTTCATTCTTTCGTTCATCCCGGTGGTGAACATCATCGCCGCGCCGCTGTGGCTGCTGTTCGGTGTATGGATGATGGCGATCCAGTACATCGACTATCCGGCGGACAACCACAAACTGGGCTGGAACGAGATGCTCGCCTGGCTGCGGCAGAAGCGCTGGCAGAGCATGAGTTTTGGCGGGATTGTTTATCTGGTGCTGCTGATTCCGGTGGTCAACATTCTGATGATGCCCGCTGCTGTCGCTGGCGCGACGCTGTTCTGGGTGCGTGAGCGCGGCGCCGAAAATCTGGTGACTCAGCGCTAA
- a CDS encoding glutathione peroxidase: MSAFHDLKLTALDGQALPLAPFKGQVVLVVNVASKCGLTPQYAALENLHQQFKGKGFSVLGLPCNQFAGQEPGSEKEIQEFCSLNYGVTFPLSSKLEVNGHERHQLYRLLAGEGAEFPGDITWNFEKFLLGKDGRVLARFSPRTAPDDPTIVHAIEKALS; encoded by the coding sequence ATGAGTGCTTTTCACGACCTTAAGTTGACAGCCCTGGATGGTCAGGCGCTACCGCTGGCGCCGTTCAAGGGCCAAGTCGTGCTGGTGGTCAACGTCGCCTCCAAATGCGGCTTGACGCCTCAGTACGCGGCGCTGGAAAACCTCCATCAGCAATTCAAAGGCAAAGGCTTCAGTGTGCTGGGCCTGCCGTGCAACCAGTTTGCCGGCCAGGAACCCGGTTCTGAAAAGGAAATTCAGGAGTTCTGCAGCCTTAACTATGGCGTGACGTTTCCGTTGTCGAGCAAGCTCGAAGTCAATGGTCACGAGCGGCATCAGCTTTACCGTCTGCTGGCGGGCGAGGGTGCGGAATTTCCCGGTGACATCACCTGGAATTTCGAAAAATTCCTGCTCGGCAAGGACGGCCGGGTGTTGGCGCGGTTCTCGCCGAGAACGGCGCCGGATGATCCGACCATTGTTCATGCGATTGAAAAAGCGCTGAGCTGA
- the pta gene encoding phosphate acetyltransferase encodes MQTFFIAPTDFGVGLTSISLGLVRTLERAGLKVGFFKPIAQPHPGDTGPERSTELVARTHGLKPPQPLGLAHVERMLGDGQLDELLEEIITLYQQAAIGKDVLVVEGMVPTRSASYAARVNLHLAKSLDAEVILVSAPENEVLAELSGRVELQAQLFGGPKDPKVLGVILNKVKTEESMDAFAARLKEHSPLLRSGDFRLLGCIPYQPELNAPRTRDVADLMGAQVLNAGDYETRRMTKIIICARTMRNTVELLKPGVLVVTPGDRDDIILAVSLAAINGVPLAGLLLTSDTLPDPRIMDLCRGALQAGLPVLSVSTGSYDTANLLNGLNKEIPIDDRERAEIITDFVASHLDAKWLHQRCGTPREMRLSPAVFRYQLIQRAQAANKRIVLPEGSEPFTVQAAAICQERGIARCVLLAKPEDVEAVARAQGIILPPGLEILDPDLIRERYVEPMVALRKTKSLNAPMAEQQLEDTVVIGTMMLALDEVDGLVSGVINTTANTIRPALQLIKTAPGCTLVSSVFFMLFPEEVLVYGDCVMNPHPSATELAEIALQSADSAAAFGITPRVAMISYSSGESATGEEVEKVREATLLAHEQQHSLLIDGPLQYDAAANAEVARQLAPNSQVAGRATVFVFPDLNTGNTTHKAVQRSADCVSLGPMLQGLRKPVNDLPRGAQVDDIVYTIALTAIQAANRPMDV; translated from the coding sequence ATGCAAACTTTTTTTATCGCACCCACCGATTTTGGCGTGGGTCTGACCTCCATCAGCCTCGGGCTGGTGCGCACGCTTGAGCGCGCCGGGCTGAAAGTCGGCTTCTTCAAACCGATTGCCCAGCCTCACCCGGGCGACACCGGCCCTGAGCGTTCCACCGAACTGGTGGCACGTACCCACGGCCTGAAACCGCCGCAGCCGCTGGGTTTGGCCCACGTTGAGCGGATGCTCGGCGACGGTCAGCTCGATGAGTTGCTCGAAGAAATCATCACGTTGTATCAGCAAGCGGCCATCGGCAAAGACGTGCTGGTCGTCGAAGGCATGGTGCCGACCCGCAGCGCCAGCTACGCCGCGCGGGTCAACCTGCACTTGGCCAAGAGCCTCGATGCCGAGGTGATTCTGGTCTCGGCCCCGGAAAACGAAGTGCTTGCCGAGCTGTCCGGTCGCGTCGAATTGCAGGCGCAATTGTTCGGCGGCCCGAAGGATCCGAAAGTTCTCGGCGTGATCCTCAACAAGGTCAAGACTGAAGAAAGCATGGACGCCTTCGCTGCGCGTCTGAAGGAGCATTCGCCGTTGTTGCGCAGCGGTGATTTCCGTCTGCTTGGCTGCATTCCGTACCAGCCTGAACTCAACGCGCCACGCACCCGCGACGTCGCCGACCTGATGGGCGCGCAGGTGCTCAACGCCGGCGATTACGAAACCCGCAGGATGACCAAAATCATCATTTGCGCACGGACCATGCGCAACACCGTCGAGCTGCTCAAGCCCGGCGTGCTGGTGGTGACGCCGGGCGATCGCGACGACATCATCCTCGCCGTCAGCCTCGCGGCAATTAACGGCGTGCCGCTGGCCGGCCTGTTGCTGACCAGCGACACCCTGCCCGATCCGCGCATCATGGATCTGTGCCGCGGCGCGTTGCAGGCCGGTTTGCCGGTGTTGTCGGTGAGCACCGGCTCCTACGACACGGCCAACCTGCTCAACGGTCTGAACAAGGAAATCCCCATCGACGACCGCGAGCGCGCGGAGATCATCACCGATTTCGTCGCCAGCCATCTCGACGCCAAGTGGCTGCACCAACGTTGTGGTACGCCACGGGAAATGCGCTTGTCGCCGGCAGTGTTCCGCTATCAGTTGATTCAGCGCGCGCAAGCGGCGAACAAGCGCATTGTCCTGCCTGAAGGCAGCGAGCCGTTCACTGTGCAAGCGGCGGCGATCTGTCAGGAGCGCGGTATCGCCCGTTGCGTGTTGCTGGCCAAACCGGAAGACGTCGAAGCGGTCGCTCGCGCCCAAGGCATCATCTTGCCGCCGGGCCTGGAGATTCTCGATCCGGATCTGATCCGCGAGCGCTACGTCGAGCCGATGGTTGCCCTGCGCAAAACCAAAAGCCTTAACGCGCCGATGGCCGAACAGCAACTGGAAGACACCGTGGTGATCGGCACCATGATGCTTGCCCTGGATGAAGTCGATGGTTTGGTCTCGGGTGTGATCAACACCACCGCCAACACCATCCGTCCAGCCCTGCAGTTGATCAAGACTGCACCGGGCTGCACGCTGGTGTCTTCGGTGTTCTTCATGCTGTTCCCGGAAGAAGTGCTGGTCTACGGCGACTGCGTGATGAACCCGCATCCGAGTGCCACCGAACTTGCCGAAATCGCCCTGCAAAGCGCCGACTCGGCAGCGGCGTTCGGCATCACCCCGCGCGTGGCGATGATCAGTTATTCCAGCGGCGAATCGGCCACCGGCGAAGAAGTCGAAAAAGTCCGCGAGGCCACCCTCCTCGCCCATGAACAACAGCATTCGCTGCTGATCGACGGCCCGCTGCAATACGACGCCGCTGCCAACGCAGAAGTCGCCCGGCAACTGGCGCCAAACAGTCAGGTCGCCGGTCGCGCCACAGTGTTTGTGTTCCCCGATCTGAACACCGGCAACACCACGCACAAAGCCGTGCAACGCAGCGCCGATTGCGTCAGCCTCGGGCCGATGCTGCAAGGCCTGCGCAAACCGGTGAACGATTTGCCGCGCGGCGCGCAAGTCGACGACATCGTCTACACCATCGCCCTCACCGCGATTCAAGCCGCCAACCGACCTATGGATGTGTAA
- a CDS encoding NADH:flavin oxidoreductase, whose protein sequence is MPVQALFKPFHLGALELPTRVVMAPMTRSFSPGGVPNSKVIEYYRRRAAAGVGLIITEGTTVGHVASNGYPNVPQFFGDAPLVGWKKVVDAVHAEGGKIVPQLWHVGSVRRIGTEPDASVPGYGPSEKLKDGKVVVHGMSKQDIQDVIAAFAQAAKDAQSIGMDGVEIHGAHGYLIDQFFWEGSNQRSDEYGGSLANRSRFAIELIQAVRAAVGEGFPIIFRFSQWKQQDYTARLVQTPEALGEFLKPLSDAGVDIFHCSTRRFWEPEFDGSELNLAGWTRKLTGKPTITVGSVGLDGEFLQFMVNTDKVAQPASLENLLERLNKEEFDLVAVGRALLVDPDWAQKVREGREQDILPFSREALMTLV, encoded by the coding sequence ATGCCGGTTCAAGCCTTGTTCAAACCGTTCCACCTCGGTGCCCTCGAACTGCCGACCCGTGTGGTCATGGCGCCAATGACCCGTTCGTTCTCCCCGGGTGGCGTGCCGAATTCGAAGGTCATCGAGTACTACCGCCGTCGTGCGGCCGCAGGCGTTGGCCTGATCATCACCGAAGGCACCACCGTCGGTCACGTGGCCTCCAACGGTTACCCGAACGTGCCGCAATTCTTTGGCGACGCGCCATTGGTCGGCTGGAAAAAAGTCGTCGACGCCGTTCACGCTGAGGGCGGCAAGATCGTGCCGCAACTGTGGCACGTCGGCAGTGTGCGCCGCATTGGCACCGAGCCGGACGCCAGCGTGCCGGGTTACGGCCCGTCGGAAAAGCTCAAGGACGGTAAGGTCGTGGTACACGGCATGAGCAAACAAGACATCCAGGACGTGATCGCAGCCTTCGCCCAAGCCGCCAAAGATGCGCAAAGCATCGGCATGGACGGCGTCGAGATCCACGGCGCGCACGGTTACCTGATCGACCAGTTTTTCTGGGAAGGCAGCAACCAGCGCAGCGACGAATACGGCGGCAGCCTTGCCAACCGCTCGCGTTTCGCCATCGAACTGATTCAGGCGGTGCGTGCGGCGGTCGGCGAAGGTTTCCCGATCATCTTCCGCTTCTCGCAGTGGAAGCAGCAGGATTACACCGCACGTCTGGTGCAAACCCCGGAAGCCTTGGGCGAGTTCCTCAAGCCGTTGTCTGACGCCGGTGTGGATATTTTCCATTGCTCGACGCGACGCTTCTGGGAGCCGGAGTTCGACGGTTCCGAACTGAACCTGGCGGGCTGGACACGCAAGCTCACCGGCAAGCCGACCATCACCGTCGGCAGTGTCGGCCTCGATGGCGAGTTCCTGCAATTCATGGTCAACACCGACAAGGTCGCGCAACCGGCCAGTCTGGAGAACCTGCTGGAGCGTCTGAACAAAGAGGAATTCGATCTGGTCGCGGTGGGCCGCGCGCTGCTGGTCGATCCGGATTGGGCGCAGAAAGTCCGCGAAGGGCGTGAGCAGGACATCCTGCCGTTCAGTCGTGAGGCGTTGATGACGCTGGTTTAA
- the trxB gene encoding thioredoxin-disulfide reductase: MSEVRHSRVIILGSGPAGYSAAVYAARANLKPLLITGMQAGGQLTTTTEVDNWPGDVHGLTGPALMERMREHAERFETEIVFDHINAVDFAAKPYTLTGDSATYTCDALIIATGASARYLGLPSEEAFMGKGVSACATCDGFFYRNKPVAVVGGGNTAVEEALYLANIASTVTLIHRRETFRAEKILIDKLNARVAEGKIILKLNANLDEVLGDNMGVTGARLKNNDGSFDEITVDGVFIAIGHTPNTSLFEGQLTLKDGYLVVHGGREGNATATSVEGIFAAGDVADHVYRQAITSAGAGCMAALDTERYLDGLQNASF; this comes from the coding sequence ATGTCTGAAGTCCGTCATTCGCGAGTGATTATTCTCGGTTCCGGCCCTGCCGGTTACAGCGCTGCGGTATACGCGGCCCGTGCCAACCTCAAGCCACTGCTGATCACCGGCATGCAGGCTGGCGGTCAACTGACCACCACCACTGAAGTCGATAACTGGCCGGGCGATGTCCATGGTCTGACCGGTCCGGCACTGATGGAACGCATGCGCGAGCATGCCGAGCGTTTTGAAACCGAGATCGTTTTCGATCACATCAACGCCGTCGACTTCGCCGCCAAGCCTTACACCCTGACCGGCGATAGCGCGACTTACACCTGCGACGCCCTGATCATCGCCACTGGCGCCAGCGCGCGTTACCTGGGCCTGCCGTCGGAAGAAGCGTTCATGGGCAAAGGCGTTTCGGCCTGCGCGACCTGCGACGGTTTCTTCTACCGCAACAAGCCGGTCGCAGTGGTCGGCGGCGGCAACACCGCGGTTGAAGAAGCACTGTACCTGGCCAACATCGCCAGCACCGTGACCCTGATCCACCGTCGCGAAACCTTCCGCGCCGAGAAGATCCTGATCGACAAGCTCAACGCTCGCGTCGCTGAAGGCAAGATCATCCTCAAGTTGAACGCCAACCTCGACGAAGTCCTGGGCGACAACATGGGCGTGACCGGTGCGCGTCTGAAGAACAACGACGGCAGCTTCGACGAAATCACCGTTGACGGCGTGTTCATCGCCATCGGCCACACTCCGAACACCTCGCTGTTCGAAGGCCAGTTGACCTTGAAAGACGGTTATCTGGTGGTGCACGGCGGCCGTGAAGGCAATGCGACTGCGACCAGCGTCGAAGGCATCTTCGCTGCCGGTGACGTGGCTGACCACGTATACCGTCAGGCCATCACCTCGGCCGGCGCCGGCTGCATGGCGGCACTGGACACCGAGCGTTACCTGGACGGTCTGCAGAACGCATCGTTCTAA
- a CDS encoding FKBP-type peptidyl-prolyl cis-trans isomerase, which translates to MLIAANKAVSIDYTLTNDAGEVIDSSAGGAPLVYLQGAGNIIPGLEKALEGKAVGDELEVAVEPEDAYGEYAAELVSTLSRSMFEGVDELEVGMQFHASAPDGQMQIVTIRDLDGDDVTVDGNHPLAGQRLNFKVKIVDIRDASQEEIAHGHVHGEGGHHH; encoded by the coding sequence ATGCTGATCGCCGCCAATAAGGCTGTCTCCATCGACTATACCCTGACCAACGACGCTGGTGAGGTCATCGACAGCTCCGCCGGCGGCGCTCCGCTGGTCTACCTGCAAGGCGCAGGCAACATCATCCCGGGCCTGGAAAAAGCTCTGGAAGGCAAAGCTGTTGGTGACGAGCTGGAAGTTGCCGTTGAGCCGGAAGACGCTTACGGCGAATACGCCGCCGAGCTGGTCAGCACCCTGAGCCGCAGCATGTTCGAAGGCGTTGACGAGCTGGAAGTCGGCATGCAGTTCCACGCTTCGGCGCCGGACGGCCAGATGCAGATCGTCACCATCCGTGACCTCGACGGCGACGACGTAACAGTCGACGGCAACCACCCACTGGCCGGTCAGCGCCTGAACTTCAAAGTGAAGATCGTTGACATCCGTGATGCCAGCCAGGAAGAAATCGCTCATGGTCACGTCCATGGCGAAGGTGGCCATCACCACTGA
- the folE gene encoding GTP cyclohydrolase I FolE produces the protein MARSLPENYREILIGLGEDPDREGLLDTPVRAAKAMQYLCHGYEQSVDEIVNGALFASDSDEMIIVADIELYSLCEHHLLPFIGKAHVAYIPTGKVLGLSKIARLVDMFARRLQIQENLTRQIADAVQQVTEAAGVAVVIEARHMCMMMRGVEKQNSTMNTSVMLGAFRESSNTRQEFLQLIGRSK, from the coding sequence ATGGCCCGCTCACTGCCCGAGAATTACCGCGAAATCCTCATCGGCCTCGGTGAGGATCCCGATCGCGAAGGATTGCTCGACACCCCGGTGCGCGCGGCCAAGGCCATGCAATACCTGTGTCACGGTTACGAACAGAGCGTCGACGAGATCGTCAATGGCGCGCTGTTTGCCTCCGACAGCGACGAGATGATCATCGTTGCCGACATCGAGTTGTACTCGTTGTGCGAACATCACCTGTTGCCCTTCATCGGCAAGGCCCATGTGGCTTATATTCCGACGGGCAAAGTACTGGGTCTGTCGAAGATCGCACGGCTGGTGGACATGTTCGCCCGGCGCCTGCAGATTCAGGAAAACCTCACCCGGCAAATCGCCGATGCGGTGCAACAGGTCACCGAAGCCGCCGGCGTCGCCGTGGTTATCGAGGCCAGGCACATGTGCATGATGATGCGCGGTGTCGAGAAACAGAATTCGACCATGAACACCTCGGTCATGCTCGGCGCGTTCCGCGAGTCGAGCAATACCCGCCAGGAGTTCCTGCAATTGATTGGACGGAGCAAGTAA
- a CDS encoding HopJ type III effector protein, with product MSDLNTLRASLKSGEHAFADTLAFIAAGYDYQPQAFNNGGVENAAGQNEGSCKSLGLALLEGLSDEEALLAFGEHYRSVVATPEGSDHGNIRALIKQGLAGVKFTAQPLIRR from the coding sequence ATGAGTGACCTGAACACCCTGCGCGCCAGCCTGAAGAGCGGCGAACACGCTTTCGCCGACACCCTGGCGTTCATTGCCGCCGGTTACGACTACCAGCCGCAAGCCTTCAACAACGGTGGCGTGGAAAACGCCGCCGGGCAGAACGAAGGCTCGTGCAAGAGCTTGGGTCTGGCGCTGCTGGAGGGCCTGAGCGATGAGGAGGCACTGCTGGCGTTCGGCGAGCACTACCGTTCGGTGGTAGCGACGCCTGAAGGTAGCGATCACGGCAATATCCGCGCGTTGATCAAGCAAGGCCTGGCCGGCGTGAAATTCACCGCCCAGCCCCTGATTCGCCGCTGA
- a CDS encoding acyltransferase, protein MLDFLPAPVRGVIASLLLALNTILLCSFLFCVALVKALPFALTQRIAGWLMSHTHEAWISNNKGWMNLVRRTRWHISGLQGLDYQHSYLITSNHQSWVDILVLQYVLNRRIQPLKFFLKQELIWVPVIGLAWWALGFPFMKRYSKAYLAKHPEKKGKDLETTRKTCAKFRNNPVGIFNFVEGTRFTDGKHAQQQSPFKYLLKPKAGGIAFVLDAMGEQLESIVNVTIHYPAGRPGFWDLLCGNVRDVVVHFEELKIPQQFIGKNYDQDGEYRLQFQGWINQLWLDKDALLEQMHREYPKH, encoded by the coding sequence ATGCTGGATTTTCTACCTGCACCCGTGCGCGGCGTGATCGCCTCGCTACTGTTGGCGCTCAACACGATTCTGCTCTGCTCATTTCTGTTTTGCGTGGCGCTGGTCAAGGCGCTGCCGTTTGCCTTGACCCAACGCATCGCCGGTTGGCTGATGAGCCACACCCATGAAGCGTGGATCAGCAATAACAAGGGCTGGATGAATCTGGTGCGCCGCACTCGCTGGCACATCAGCGGCTTGCAAGGCCTCGACTATCAGCACTCGTACCTGATCACCAGCAACCACCAGAGCTGGGTCGATATTCTGGTGCTGCAATACGTGCTCAACCGTCGTATTCAGCCGCTGAAATTCTTCCTCAAGCAGGAGCTGATCTGGGTCCCGGTGATTGGTCTGGCCTGGTGGGCGCTGGGCTTTCCGTTCATGAAGCGCTACTCCAAGGCGTACCTGGCCAAGCACCCGGAGAAGAAAGGCAAAGACCTCGAAACCACGCGCAAGACTTGCGCGAAGTTTCGCAATAACCCGGTGGGGATTTTCAACTTCGTCGAAGGCACGCGGTTTACCGATGGAAAGCATGCGCAGCAGCAGTCACCGTTCAAATACTTGCTCAAGCCGAAGGCTGGCGGGATTGCCTTTGTGCTGGATGCGATGGGCGAACAATTGGAGTCGATCGTCAACGTGACGATTCACTACCCGGCCGGGCGTCCGGGGTTTTGGGATTTGCTCTGCGGCAATGTGCGCGATGTGGTGGTGCACTTTGAAGAGCTGAAGATCCCTCAGCAGTTCATTGGCAAGAATTACGATCAGGACGGTGAGTATCGTTTGCAGTTCCAGGGCTGGATCAATCAGCTGTGGCTGGACAAGGATGCGCTGCTGGAACAGATGCACCGCGAATATCCGAAGCATTAA
- a CDS encoding DUF1244 domain-containing protein, translated as MNEQQRLELEAAAFRRLVAHLDSRKDVQNIDLMNLAGFCRNCLSKWYKAEADERQIEVSLDDAREVVYGMPYAEWKAQFQQEANAEQQAAFAKGKTHE; from the coding sequence ATGAACGAGCAACAACGCCTCGAACTCGAAGCCGCCGCCTTCCGCCGGCTGGTCGCCCACCTGGACAGCCGCAAGGATGTGCAGAACATCGACCTGATGAACCTCGCCGGCTTCTGCCGTAACTGCCTGTCGAAGTGGTACAAGGCCGAAGCCGATGAGCGTCAGATCGAGGTCAGCCTCGATGACGCCCGCGAAGTGGTTTACGGCATGCCGTACGCCGAGTGGAAAGCCCAATTTCAGCAAGAAGCCAACGCCGAACAACAAGCAGCGTTCGCCAAAGGAAAAACCCATGAGTGA
- a CDS encoding glycosyltransferase family 1 protein, with protein MASADTEVMTTALHITLISETFPPEINGVANTLGRLCDGLRARGHRVELVRPRQAGDPQRSEDDALLLCRGWPLPGYPGLQWGQSSMHKLLRRWKRQRPDVLYIATEGPLGLSALRAARRLGISVVSGFHTNFQQYTSQYGLGLLTRMLTHYLRWFHNRSAMTLVPSVSQRLELERRHFERLALLSRGVDSQLFHPSKRLNALREQWGLSERDIAVIHVGRLAPEKNLSLLKRSFETLQRTYPQRNLKLIVVGDGPQRLALEKDLPEAIFCGAQRGEALAAHYASGDVFLFPSLTETFGNVVLEALASGLGVVAYDQAAAAQHIRHGYNGVLAMPGDEQAFCEAAAWLLEEDETLRCVRLNARQHASRQGWPAVIEQFEKHLRGACVGEQVVPNAQTLP; from the coding sequence ATGGCCTCAGCCGACACTGAGGTCATGACGACAGCTCTACATATCACCCTGATCAGCGAAACCTTCCCACCGGAAATCAACGGCGTGGCCAATACCCTTGGCCGCTTGTGCGATGGATTGCGCGCGCGTGGGCACCGTGTCGAACTGGTGCGCCCGCGTCAGGCCGGCGATCCGCAGCGCAGTGAAGATGACGCCTTGCTGTTGTGCCGTGGCTGGCCGTTGCCGGGGTATCCGGGGCTGCAATGGGGCCAGTCGTCGATGCATAAACTGTTGCGGCGCTGGAAGCGTCAGCGCCCGGACGTGCTGTACATCGCCACGGAAGGCCCGCTCGGGTTGTCGGCGCTGCGGGCTGCGCGGCGTCTGGGGATTTCGGTGGTCAGCGGGTTCCACACCAACTTTCAGCAGTACACCAGTCAATACGGACTTGGTCTGCTGACGCGGATGCTCACGCATTATCTGCGCTGGTTTCACAATCGCTCGGCCATGACCTTGGTGCCGAGTGTCAGCCAGCGCCTGGAGCTGGAGCGGCGGCATTTCGAGCGGTTGGCGCTGTTGTCTCGAGGCGTGGACAGCCAGTTGTTTCATCCGAGCAAGCGGCTGAATGCTTTGCGTGAGCAATGGGGTTTGTCAGAGCGCGATATTGCCGTGATTCATGTCGGACGCCTCGCTCCGGAGAAAAACCTCAGTCTGCTCAAACGCAGTTTCGAAACGCTGCAAAGGACTTATCCACAACGCAATCTGAAACTGATCGTCGTCGGTGACGGCCCGCAACGGCTGGCGCTGGAAAAGGATTTGCCCGAGGCGATCTTCTGCGGTGCACAGCGCGGTGAGGCTTTGGCGGCGCACTATGCGTCCGGCGATGTATTTCTGTTTCCGAGTCTGACCGAAACCTTCGGCAATGTGGTGCTGGAGGCGTTGGCTTCCGGTCTCGGAGTGGTGGCTTACGATCAGGCTGCGGCGGCGCAGCATATTCGCCATGGCTACAACGGCGTGTTGGCGATGCCCGGGGATGAGCAGGCCTTTTGCGAGGCGGCGGCGTGGTTGCTGGAAGAGGATGAGACGTTGCGTTGCGTGCGCTTGAATGCGCGGCAGCATGCGAGTCGCCAAGGCTGGCCGGCTGTTATCGAGCAGTTTGAAAAGCATTTGCGCGGGGCTTGTGTAGGCGAGCAGGTTGTCCCGAATGCACAGACACTTCCCTGA